One Raphanus sativus cultivar WK10039 unplaced genomic scaffold, ASM80110v3 Scaffold1974, whole genome shotgun sequence DNA window includes the following coding sequences:
- the LOC130505049 gene encoding E3 ubiquitin-protein ligase KEG-like produces the protein MASKISAGKTDDSEYEIIEGGSESALAISTTSPWMNSATLKLRHRIGRGPFGDVWLATHHQSTEDYDEHHEVAIKMLHPIKEDQRKVVVDKFEDLFSKCQGVDNVCLLRGVSSISGRICIIMKFYEGCVGDKMARLKGGKLSLPDVLRYGVDLVTGILELHSKGFLILNLKPSNFLLSDNDKAILGDVGVPYLLLSIPLPSSDMTMRLGTPNYMAPEQWQPEVRGPMSFETDSWGFGCSIVEMLTGVQPWCGKSADEIYDLVVRKQEKLNIPSGIPPPLENLLRGCFMYDLRSRPSMTDILRILKSLQNSEEEEVWGGIDSREIRKSSATLGYTEWFLSKDQLRVGDTVRSRKPANSFKHENMDVPEGTVVGLERDTDPDEFALVKVHGVHDPLRVHVSVLERVTNGLASGDWVRLKDGEDKRHSLVGVFHSIDRDGNVAVGFIGLPTLWKGTSSQLQMAKGYSVGQFVKIKANVVIPRFKWMRKGRGIWATGRISKVLPNGCLEVEFPGVLPFGEEHGSCLADPAEVEIVNFNTCEGVVKKYQHLEDFHWAVRPLLIAMGLLTAMKLGLFVGKKAGRSKDGKQRDGSGGQGGDCQIVDGQDSGKSKWLVFSV, from the exons ATGGCTTCAAAGATAAGTGCTGGAAAGACGGATGATTCCGAGTACGAGATCATCGAAGGTGGCTCTGAGAGCGCTTTAGCAATTAGCACGACGAGCCCTTGGATGAACTCTGCAACCTTGAAGCTTCGCCATCGAATCGGAAGAGGTCCCTTTGGTGATGTTTGGTTGGCTACTCATCATCAGTCTACCGAGGACTACGATGAGCATCATGAAGTCGCCATCAAAATGCTTCATCCCATCAAGGAGGATCAAAGGAAGGTTGTGGTTGATAAGTTTGAGGATTTGTTTTCCAAGTGTCAAGGAGTTGACAATGTATGTCTGCTCCGTGGTGTCTCTAGCATTAGTGGAAGG ATATGTATCATCATGAAATTCTATGAGGGATGTGTTGGTGACAAGATGGCTCGGCTCAAAGGAGGAAAGCTTTCACTCCCTGATGTTTTGAG ATATGGGGTTGATCTGGTTACAGGGATCCTGGAGCTGCACTCAAAAGGGTTTCTGATTCTCAATCTCAAACCCTCTAACTTTCTCCTCAGTGATAACGACAAGGCCATCCTCGGGGATGTTGGAGTCCCTTATCTCCTTCTTAGTATCCCTCTGCCAAGTTCTGATATGACGATGAGACTTGGAACTCCGAACTACATGGCTCCAGAACAGTGGCAGCCGGAAGTAAGAGGTCCCATGTCCTTTGAGACTGATTCTTGGGGGTTCGGATGCAGCATTGTGGAAATGCTCACTGGTGTTCAACCTTGGTGTGGCAAATCCGCCGATGAGATATACGACTTAGTTGTCAGAAAGCAAGAAAAGCTTAATATCCCCAGTGGCATACCACCTCCGTTGGAGAACCTTCTTCGAGGTTGCTTTATGTATGATCTTCGAAGTAGACCATCCATGACTGACATCTTACGTATCTTGAAGAG CTTGCAGAActcagaggaggaagaggtgTGGGGAGGCATTGATAGTAGAGAAATCAGGAAGAGCTCGGCTACTCTCGGTTACACAGAATGGTTTCTTTCAAAGGATCAGCTGCGAGTGGGCGACACGGTGCGTTCAAGAAAGCCTGCCAATTCTTTTAAGCATGAGAACATGGATGTGCCAGAAGGAACAGTGGTTGGTTTAGAACGTGACACCGACCCAGATGAGTTTGCTCTGGTTAAAGTCCATGGTGTTCACGATCCGCTGAGGGTTCACGTATCAGTTCTCGAACGGGTGACTAACGGCTTAGCTTCTGGAGATTGGGTACGTCTGAAGGATGGAGAAGACAAGAGGCACTCTCTTGTTGGTGTTTTCCATTCAATAGACCGTGATGGAAACGTGGCTGTTGGGTTTATAGGGTTGCCAACTCTCTGGAAAGGGACTTCGTCGCAGCTTCAGATGGCTAAAGGATACAGTGTGGGTCAGTTCGTGAAGATCAAAGCCAACGTAGTCATCCCGAGATTCAAATGGATGCGTAAAGGTAGAGGGATTTGGGCAACGGGAAGGATCTCTAAGGTTTTACCAAACGGTTGCCTCGAGGTGGAGTTCCCTGGAGTGTTGCCTTTTGGAGAGGAGCATGGAAGCTGTCTTGCGGATCCAGCTGAAGTAGAGATTGTGAACTTCAACACATGTGAAGGAGTTGTGAAAAAATATCAGCATCTGGAGGACTTTCACTGGGCTGTGAGGCCTTTGCTGATTGCAATGGGTTTATTGACAGCGATGAAGTTAGGGTTATTCGTTGGGAAGAAAGCAGGAAGATCAAAGGATGGGAAACAGCGTGATGGCTCTGGTGGACAAGGTGGTGATTGTCAGATTGTGGATGGTCAGGACTCTGGCAAGTCAAAGTGGCTTGTGTTCAGTGTTTAA
- the LOC108842975 gene encoding ATP synthase subunit b', chloroplastic has product MANSIMASSKPLIFLSSSSTQPSRVHLPAKLPQIPKPISSSSDLRSKALSFSSATVKSLALIAALAPPSMAEAMEKAQLFDFNLTLPIIVVEFLFLMFALDKVYYSPLGNFMDKRDGEIKEKLASVKDTSTEIKALDEQADSVMRAARAEIAAALNKMKKETEAEVEEQLAEGRKKVEAELQEALASLEKQKEVTIKALDSQIAALSEDIVKKVLPS; this is encoded by the exons ATGGCTAACTCGATAATGGCTTCCTCCAAACCCCTCATcttcctctcctcctcctcaacTCAACCAAGCCGCGTCCACCTCCCCGCCAAACTCCCCCAAATCCCCAAAcccatctcctcctcctccgaccTCCGCAGCAAGGCTCTGTCTTTCTCCTCCGCCACCGTAAAGTCTCTAGCTTTAATAGCCGCCCTGGCTCCTCCCTCGATGGCCGAAGCGATGGAGAAGGCGCAGCTCTTCGACTTCAACCTGACGCTCCCGATCATCGTCGTGGAGTTTCTCTTCCTCATGTTCGCGCTGGACAAGGTGTACTACTCGCCGCTGGGGAACTTCATGGACAAGAGAGACGGAGAGATCAAGGAGAAGCTGGCGAGCGTGAAGGACACATCAACGGAGATCAAGGCCCTCGATGAACAAGCCGACTCTGTGATGAGGGCTGCTAGGGCTGAGATCGCCGCCGCGCTTAACAAGATGAAGAAAGAGACGGAG GCGGAGGTAGAGGAGCAGCTGGCGGAAGGAAGGAAGAAGGTGGAGGCGGAGCTGCAGGAGGCGCTGGCGAGCTTGGAGAAGCAGAAGGAAGTTACCATTAAGGCTCTTGATTCTCAGATCGCTGCTCTTAGTGAAGACATTGTCAAGAAGGTTCTTCCTTcttaa
- the LOC130505050 gene encoding uncharacterized protein LOC130505050, with translation MEVPRRSLAASISPLRLIDGLPRRRSFNYNQMPEEPIKLTVLKLDGSSFDIQVMKTATVGELKMAVEAAFSHLPITGVGKVSWPHVWAQFCLSYGDHILLNEANYLIEFGIKDGDQLRFIRHISNYCTMMVNHNSKTPHVSSLKQLKLPSRFSLKTKTWEKKATQGQEDGVESITKTQPGFLSTVFLGGWLSYKSTPSQRGTKHRNVTASSTTSHLRAFNNLIARFRFRCYSDKDVWNRKKLISENMK, from the exons ATGGAAGTTCCACGCCGCTCTTTGGCTGCTTCTATCTCTCCTCTCCGCCTCATCGATGGTCTCCCTCGCCGGAGGAGTTTTAATTATAACCAGATGCCCGAGGAGCCCATCAAACTCACTGTTCTCAAACTTGATGGATCTTCCTTTG ATATTCAAGTGATGAAGACAGCAACAGTAGGTGAGCTCAAGATGGCTGTAGAAGCTGCGTTTTCTCACTTGCCCATCACTGGCGTTGGCAAAGTCTCTTG GCCGCATGTTTGGGCACAGTTCTGCTTATCCTATGGAGATCACATATTGCTTAACGAGGCTAACTACCTCATCGAGTTCGGCATTAAAGACGGAGACCAG CTTCGGTTCATCCGCCATATATCAAACTACTGCACCATGATGGTGAACCATAATAGCAAGACACCACATGTTTCTTCTTTGAAACAACTCAAACT ACCATCTAGGTTCTCCCTAAAAACCAAAACCTGGGAAAAGAAAGCAACACAAGGACAAGAAGACGGTGTTGAATCCATCACTAAGACACAACCAGGCTTTCTCTCGACTGTATTCCTGGGAGGTTGGCTCTCTTACAAGTCAACACCAAGTCAACGAGGAACTAAACACAGAAACGTGACTGCTTCTTCTACGACGAGTCACCTCAGAGCTTTTAACAACCTCATCGCAAGGTTTCGTTTCAGGTGTTACTCGGACAAGGATGTCTGGAACAGGAAGAAACTCATCTCTGAAAACATGAAATAA
- the LOC130505051 gene encoding uncharacterized protein LOC130505051, with translation MGFSQAIRLNLSSYSSLSPCHQTSVNQKQKTLVAFKGKRRSLLNVKSVLNNTRPSFNDNGTAEPSKVLLDKLFARTQELEGQTSQNSVYPPPDEPLSYSSSLESELQAALMALLKREEDLHDAERKVLSEKKKLNRAKEGLEKRERVIAEASSKHESLQEELKRANVELASQAREIEELKHKLRERDEELAAMRSSLTFKERELDRMRVEISIKSKEVSVASFEFENKSQLLSQANEIVKRQEDEINLLQRALKEKEEELEVSIAAKKLEGEKLRETEASLRKQTEEWLVAQVEVSKLQEVTVKRLGEANETMEDFRRVKKLLTDVRFELVSSREALLSSRAQMGEKELLLEKQLEELEGQRRSVLSYMQSLRDARSEVESERVKLRVAEAKNFALEREISLQKELLEELREELKKERSLLEKAMLDISTIQDELDKKTNEFQVSQSLLQEKESSLVEAKLEIQHLKSEQASLELLLQEKDEELTEARNKLEEVNREVTELKMLMINREDELTQAAELLKEKDVHLHRIEDELGSSEMRVSEAEMVVERIAELTSRLVMSTTKDLISVEALEKQPRVDYGMENKRLVMELNFTRENLRLKEMEVLAAQRALTFKDEEINVVMGRLEAKERELKKLKEETDSDSEDLKMLYALAQERIEGKTMGDLAIEKLQLEAAQLEVEAATSALQKLAEMSTELLTQADMSIIDADSSFVVIPDDEVNQQENSCIDEVKTEVGRLWSLTEKLLENAGMR, from the exons ATGGGTTTCTCTCAGGCTATTCGCCTGAACCTTTCTTCctactcttctctctctccctgcCATCAG ACAAGTGTAAATCAGAAGCAGAAGACTCTAGTTGCGTTCAAAGGAAAGAGACGTTCTTTACTCAACGTTAAATCAGTCCTGAACAATACAAGACCAAGCTTCAACGACAATGGAACAGCCGAGCCTTCCAAGGTTCTTTTGGATAAACTATTCGCTCGGACACAGGAACTGGAGGGCCAAACGAGTCAGAACTCGGTGTATCCTCCTCCTGATGAGCCTCTGTCCTACTCAAGCAGCCTTGAGTCTGAACTCCAGGCTGCGCTAATGGCCTTGTTGAAACGGGAAGAAGATTTGCATGATGCAGAGAGGAAGGTTCTCTCcgagaagaagaaactaaacCGGGCGAAGGAAGGGCTGGAGAAGCGGGAGAGAGTGATCGCCGAAGCTTCTTCGAAGCACGAGAGTCTACAAGAGGAGCTGAAGCGGGCCAACGTGGAGTTGGCTTCACAGGCAAGAGAGATCGAAGAGTTGAAGCATAAGCTTAGGGAAAGAGACGAGGAGCTCGCTGCTATGCGGTCGTCCTTGACTTTTAAAGAGCGTGAGCTGGATCGAATGCGCGTCGAGATTTCGATCAAAAGCAAGGAGGTTTCCGTGGCGAGTTTTGAGTTTGAGAACAAGTCACAGCTCTTGAGCCAAGCCAACGAGATCGTCAAGAGACAGGAAGATGAGATAAATTTACTTCAGAGAGCACtcaaggagaaggaagaagagctAGAAGTCTCTATAGCGGCGAAGAAGCTTGAGGGGGAAAAGCTCAGAGAAACAGAAGCCAGCTTGAGGAAGCAGACGGAAGAGTGGTTGGTAGCTCAGGTTGAAGTGAGTAAGCTTCAGGAAGTAACCGTGAAACGCTTGGGAGAAGCTAACGAAACCATGGAGGACTTCAGGAGAGTGAAGAAGCTTCTGACCGATGTGAGATTCGAGCTTGTTTCTTCACGGGAAGCTTTGTTATCTTCAAGAGCGCAAATGGGAGAAAAGGAACTGTTATTAGAAAAACAGCTAGAAGAACTCGAGGGACAGAGGAGAAGCGTGTTGTCGTATATGCAAAGCTTGAGAGATGCTCGCAGTGAAGTAGAGAGCGAGAGAGTAAAGCTCAGAGTCGCCGAGGCTAAGAACTTTGCACTCGAGCGGGAGATATCACTCCAAAAAGAACTCTTGGAAGAACTACGAGAGGAGTTGAAGAAAGAGAGATCTTTATTGGAGAAAGCTATGCTTGATATCTCCACCATTCAAGACGAGCTCGACAAGAAAACTAACGAGTTTCAGGTGtcacagagtctacttcaagaGAAAGAGTCGAGCTTGGTGGAGGCCAAGCTAGAGATTCAGCATCTGAAGTCTGAACAGGCTTCTCTAGAGCTATTACTGCAAGAAAAAGATGAAGAGCTCACTGAAGCGAGGAATAAACTGGAAGAAGTGAACCGTGAGGTTACAGAGCTAAAGATGCTTATGATCAATAGAGAAGATGAGCTTACGCAGGCAGCTGAATTGCTGAAGGAGAAAGACGTCCACCTTCACAGAATCGAAGATGAGTTAGGCAGTTCCGAGATGCGAGTGAGTGAAGCTGAGATGGTGGTGGAAAGAATCGCAGAGCTGACTAGCAGATTGGTTATGTCAACCACCAAGGATCTGATAAGCGTTGAAGCACTAGAGAAACAACCTCGTGTTGATTACGGAATGGAGAACAAGCGGCTGGTGATGGAGTTAAACTTCACCAGAGAGAATCTACGGTTGAAAGAGATGGAGGTTTTAGCTGCGCAGAGGGCTCTGACGTTTAAAGACGAAGAGATCAATGTGGTGATGGGAAGACTAGAAGCAAAGGAGAGGGAACTCAAGAAACTGAAAGAAGAAACTGACAGTGATAGTGAAGATTTGAAAATGCTATACGCATTGGCGCAAGAGAGAATAGAAGGGAAAACAATGGGTGATCTAGCCATAGAGAAGCTTCAGCTAGAGGCAGCTCAGCTCGAAGTGGAAGCTGCAACGAGCGCATTACAGAAGCTTGCGGAGATGAGCACAGAGCTTCTAACTCAAGCTGACATGAGTATCATCGATGCAGATTCTAGTTTCGTTGTGATACCAGATGACGAGGTTAATCAGCAGGAAAACAGTTGTATAGACGAGGTAAAAACAGAAGTTGGGAGGCTCTGGTCATTGACAGAGAAACTCCTAGAGAATGCAGGAATGCGTTGA